The following is a genomic window from Thermodesulfobacteriota bacterium.
TAAATGCTGGAGATGTTATTGTCAAGATTCCTCGAGAGACTACCAAGACGAAGGATATAACTGGAGGATTACCCAGGGTTGCTGAGTTGTTTGAGGCGAGGAAACCTAAGGAATATGCTGTAATATCCGAAATCGATGGTATTGTTTCCTTTGGTAAAGATATCAAAGGGAGGAGAAGGGTTATAATTACTCCAGAAGTTGGTGAACCTAAAGAATACCTGATCTCTAAAGGAAAACATATAAGTGTTCATGAAGGGGATAGAGTGAGGGCAGGGGAGCCTCTTATGGATGGTCCAGCGAATCCTCACGATATTCTGTATATCCTTGGAGAGAAAGAGCTGGCAAGGTATCTGGTTGACGAAGTACAAGAAGTTTATCGTCTCCAAGGCGTGAAGATAAATGATAAGCATATTGAGGTAATCGTTAGACAGATGCTTCGTCGAGTTAGGATAAAAGAAGTCGGAGATACAGATTTTCTAATCGGGGAACAGGTGGAGAGGTATGTGTTTGAAGAGGAAAATGAAAAAATAAGGGCAAAAGGAGGTAAACCAGCTATTGCTGAGCCTCTGCTTCTTGGAATCACCAAGGCTTCGTTGAGTACTGATAGCTTTATTTCAGCAGCTTCTTTCCAAGAGACAACTAAAGTGTTAACTCAAGCCAGCATTGATGGGAAATGTGACTGTTTGAAGGGTTTAAAAGAGAATGTAATTATGGGTAGATTAATTCCAGCTGGCACGGGTTTTCCAGGATACAGGAATTTGAAGACAGAAGTTGTGAATTCTAAAGAGGGAATTTGTGTGGAAGAAAAATAGTGTTGGCAAATAAAAAGCTTGACAAATAAAGCGATTATTGAGAATATACCTAATTTTATGGTTAACAATTTTAGAAGGGAGTTAATGTGCCTACTATAAACCAATTGGTCAGAAAGGGGCGTAAGAAGGTCAAAAAGAAAACGGATGCTCCTGCTTTAGGGAACTCGCCACAGAAAAGGGGTGTTTGTACTCGAGTTTATACCTCGACGCCTAAAAAACCCAATTCAGCATTGAGAAAAGTAGCTAGAGTTAGACTGACTAATGGTATAGAGGTTACTTCTTATATACCGGGAGTAGGGCATAACCTTCAAGAGCACTCTGTGATTTTAATTAGAGGGGGAAGGGTTAAAGATTTGCCAGGCGTTAGATATCATGTTATTAGGGGGACTCTGGATTCTGGAGGAGTTATAGACAGGAAGAGGGGCCGTTCTAAATACGGGGCAAAGAAACCGAAGTAAGTTTTAGCAATAAATGTTTAGTTATTCAAAACCTGTGGGGTAGAAAGATGCCTAGAAGAAGGGAAGTACCTAAAAGAAATATCTTGCCGGATCCTAAGTATAAGGATATAAACGTAGCAAAGTTTATCAATATAATTATGCTGAAAGGGAAAAAGAGTTTAGCCGAATCCATAACTTACGGCTTTTTTGATATAATTAGGGAGAAAACGAAGTCTGATCCTATCAAGATTTTTCAAAAGGCTTTGGATAATGTTAAGCCAGTTATTGAAGTTAAATCTCGCCGTGTTGGTGGGTCAACATACCAAGTACCTATGGAAGTTAGATCTGAGCGACGAGTTGCTTTGGGGATACGCTGGTTAATTACTTTTGCTAAGAAAAGACAAGAAAAGACAATGGCAGAAAAATTAGCTGCGGAAATTCTTGATGCCGCAAATAACAGGGGTGCAGCTTTCAAAAAGAAGGAAGATACTCATAAGATGGCTGAAGCCAATAAGGCTTTTGCCCATTACCGTTGGTAGAAAGATGCCATAGGTCTTCCCATCAAAGACACTACCCAGCTTCACAAATTGGTGTGGTTAAAGGGTCTTTAATCTTAGGATTAGGCTTAGACTTATTGATAGAAGGAGTGTTATTTGTTTTTGGCATATTCAATCTTTAGTTTGAGTCTTTTTTTATGTTTTCGAGGTTGGCATAAATTTGGCAATACTAGTTCCGTTACAAA
Proteins encoded in this region:
- the rpsG gene encoding 30S ribosomal protein S7, with the protein product MPRRREVPKRNILPDPKYKDINVAKFINIIMLKGKKSLAESITYGFFDIIREKTKSDPIKIFQKALDNVKPVIEVKSRRVGGSTYQVPMEVRSERRVALGIRWLITFAKKRQEKTMAEKLAAEILDAANNRGAAFKKKEDTHKMAEANKAFAHYRW
- the rpsL gene encoding 30S ribosomal protein S12 → MPTINQLVRKGRKKVKKKTDAPALGNSPQKRGVCTRVYTSTPKKPNSALRKVARVRLTNGIEVTSYIPGVGHNLQEHSVILIRGGRVKDLPGVRYHVIRGTLDSGGVIDRKRGRSKYGAKKPK